A portion of the Sphaerochaeta pleomorpha str. Grapes genome contains these proteins:
- a CDS encoding glycerophosphodiester phosphodiesterase produces MRPFFEKTNKPMLFGHRGYSEIAPENTLPAFSLCVEKGIPGVELDVHLCKTGELVVVHDSNLKRVSGKDVIVEELTFEELRKLDVGSHKGMEYAGEQIPLLSEVFQICGDKLYYDIELKASNTKNIGLEQKTWDTICAYNLEKHCMISSFNPFSILRFNRLTHHALPSAVIYDEGKGVPKVFRHGWGRHIARCSYLKPDKQQVSKETMHKFHEKKGYPICTWTINSKDEAKALLELGVEGIISNNPGDLLNLVKQYKRG; encoded by the coding sequence ATGAGACCTTTTTTTGAAAAAACTAACAAGCCGATGTTATTCGGTCACCGAGGATATTCCGAGATTGCCCCGGAAAATACGTTGCCTGCATTTTCGCTGTGTGTAGAGAAAGGCATTCCTGGTGTCGAGCTTGATGTACATCTCTGCAAAACAGGAGAATTGGTTGTGGTGCATGACTCAAACCTCAAACGAGTAAGTGGAAAGGATGTCATTGTCGAGGAACTGACCTTTGAGGAATTGCGTAAGCTCGATGTGGGAAGTCATAAAGGAATGGAGTATGCAGGTGAGCAAATACCGTTGCTTTCCGAGGTGTTCCAGATTTGTGGTGACAAACTCTACTATGATATCGAACTGAAGGCCTCCAATACAAAGAATATCGGGCTTGAACAGAAGACCTGGGACACCATCTGTGCCTACAATCTGGAAAAGCATTGCATGATCAGTTCGTTCAACCCTTTTTCAATTTTGAGGTTCAACCGATTGACCCACCATGCCTTGCCTTCTGCAGTAATTTATGATGAGGGGAAAGGAGTTCCCAAGGTATTCCGCCATGGGTGGGGACGGCATATCGCCCGCTGCTCATACCTTAAGCCAGACAAACAACAGGTTTCAAAAGAAACCATGCATAAATTCCACGAAAAGAAAGGCTACCCGATTTGTACTTGGACAATAAATTCAAAAGATGAGGCAAAAGCCCTATTGGAACTCGGAGTCGAGGGAATCATAAGCAACAATCCTGGCGACCTGCTTAATCTGGTCAAACAATATAAAAGAGGTTGA
- the nfo gene encoding deoxyribonuclease IV — MLYVGAHTSIAGGLEQAALQAKELDATAFAMFTKNQRQWVSKPIEEEQASLFKETCSSLGYTKHQILPHDSYLINLGNPDQYKREQSLDAFIDELNRVVLLGLDKLNFHPGSAVDKSDRQTCLRLVAKSLDEALQQVDSVFAVLETTAGQGTSVGSTFEEIEEILHLCKYRDRLGVCIDTCHIFAAGYDIRTLDTFSATMDNFSKTIGFEKLMGMHLNDAKSALGSHVDRHASLGKGSIGLDCFSFICKDPRFSGIPLILETPDSSCYASEIALLKSYS, encoded by the coding sequence ATGTTGTATGTAGGTGCCCACACCAGTATTGCCGGAGGGTTGGAACAGGCTGCACTCCAGGCCAAAGAGCTTGACGCGACAGCTTTCGCGATGTTTACAAAGAACCAACGACAATGGGTCTCGAAGCCCATCGAAGAAGAACAGGCTTCCCTATTCAAAGAAACCTGCTCCTCACTCGGCTATACAAAACACCAGATTCTCCCGCATGACAGTTACCTTATCAATCTGGGAAACCCCGATCAGTACAAACGAGAGCAAAGCCTCGATGCTTTTATTGACGAGTTGAACCGTGTTGTCCTGCTTGGTCTGGACAAACTCAATTTCCATCCAGGCTCTGCAGTAGACAAAAGTGACCGCCAGACTTGCCTTCGCCTTGTTGCAAAGTCCTTGGACGAAGCCCTCCAGCAAGTGGATTCGGTATTCGCAGTCCTTGAGACAACGGCAGGCCAAGGAACCAGCGTTGGTTCAACGTTTGAGGAAATCGAAGAAATCCTGCATCTTTGCAAATACAGGGACCGGCTGGGGGTGTGCATCGACACCTGCCATATCTTTGCTGCAGGGTATGATATCAGGACACTGGATACCTTCTCGGCTACGATGGACAATTTTTCGAAAACCATCGGTTTCGAAAAGCTCATGGGGATGCATCTAAACGATGCAAAATCAGCACTCGGCAGCCATGTGGACAGGCATGCAAGCCTTGGAAAAGGCTCTATCGGATTGGATTGTTTTTCCTTCATCTGCAAGGACCCGCGTTTTTCTGGCATCCCCCTTATTCTGGAAACGCCCGATAGCAGCTGCTATGCGAGTGAAATAGCGTTATTGAAGTCATATTCCTAA
- a CDS encoding insulinase family protein, with the protein MGATQWSLGSIVSGFELVEITTLEDYKATGYLFRHIATKMEVYQVVNDDTELFFGYVFRTTPSNDYGIAHILEHSVLAGSKKYPVRDPFMTLLKGSTNTYMNAMTYPDKTLYPAASPLREDFENLFSVYSDAVFAPLLREETFQQEGVRLVCDEDSCHFEGVVYNEMLGDGGDHDSIVGRQSVRALFPDTLYSYESGGIPEEIIKLDYQQFLSFYGKFYHPSNCRLFLYGKLEVGEKLEYLDNEYLRTSGMIKVDEIPPCAQSWSAPRKSTFTSPVEEGEGEENSSVVLSWATSEISDPLEIVTLSTLVDILLGNPGSPLYKALLDTKLGLDVSPESGMSADFRQMPFVVGFKGIKQEKADEAEACILAEIKKLVTKGIDREVIDACMKRARFKLQEIPGGVPLGIRALLRSLRGWMMGLSPSSSIGISKPLEALENALKEDSRYFENWMQIHLLDNPHRCLVTVVPDKEHQKRQLSAIAKYAKQQYDALGKKGLKTLAEQNAHFLQFEQDGDTPETLATVPRLHLEDLPKEIKTNTYEHLMLSGRDLFFRPLFCNGIVYIDLAIQLEDLSERELMLMPLYLRLVQMTGLGDLTYPQVANILRHLTGDFSMYLESGSSLDGSFDRIMVLSRTKTLVEDFPEAMKFIGNLLQNANVGDQERITAALSDLKTDYVDNVTYNAHSFAALAAASVMNTVQHEGEVLSGLHQWFFLRTITDDQIPSLAEELLSLQKVLSNRNRYSLHLTCDEQYYKKLTKTLEKFLEKFPEGEVPVPRKRTYGDVVESEPHSVALYRLPSTVSYCAYVMKSSPCGSALQAAQVLLGQILSGNELWEVVRGQGGAYGVSAHADVTEQLFLFTSYRDPRIAGTLSDFKKVLETYTDKEIDWKHIENALISTVGEDLKPLSPSQEAILSFRRILYNITDEFRSKRRTQLLSITAQDLNEGAKALIENAGEKDSFVALAGGQLISTEKDKNPILDRPSVRLPL; encoded by the coding sequence ATGGGTGCAACACAGTGGTCTTTGGGAAGCATAGTATCTGGGTTTGAACTGGTGGAAATTACTACACTGGAAGATTATAAGGCAACAGGATATCTTTTTCGGCATATTGCGACCAAAATGGAAGTATATCAAGTCGTAAACGATGATACCGAGTTGTTTTTTGGATATGTTTTCAGAACGACCCCCAGCAACGATTACGGGATTGCCCATATTCTTGAACACAGTGTTTTGGCCGGATCAAAAAAATATCCGGTACGCGATCCTTTCATGACCCTTTTGAAGGGAAGTACCAACACATACATGAATGCGATGACCTATCCTGACAAGACACTCTATCCTGCTGCAAGTCCCTTGCGTGAAGATTTCGAGAACCTCTTCAGTGTCTATTCAGATGCAGTGTTTGCCCCCTTGCTTCGTGAGGAAACCTTCCAGCAGGAAGGGGTTCGACTTGTCTGCGACGAGGATAGCTGTCATTTTGAAGGAGTGGTCTACAATGAAATGCTTGGAGACGGCGGAGACCATGACAGCATTGTCGGAAGACAGAGTGTCAGGGCTCTTTTCCCCGATACGCTCTATAGCTATGAATCGGGAGGAATTCCTGAGGAAATCATCAAGCTCGACTACCAGCAATTCCTTTCATTCTACGGAAAATTCTATCATCCCTCCAATTGCAGGCTCTTTCTTTACGGGAAACTTGAAGTTGGGGAAAAGCTGGAGTATCTGGATAATGAATACCTGAGAACATCAGGAATGATAAAAGTCGATGAGATCCCTCCCTGTGCACAGAGTTGGTCTGCTCCAAGGAAATCTACGTTTACCAGTCCCGTTGAAGAAGGGGAAGGTGAGGAAAACTCCTCGGTTGTGCTTTCCTGGGCAACGTCCGAAATCAGCGACCCCTTGGAAATCGTTACCTTGTCAACGCTGGTTGATATCCTGCTTGGCAACCCAGGATCTCCCCTTTACAAAGCTTTGCTTGATACCAAGCTTGGCCTCGATGTCTCCCCCGAGAGCGGTATGAGTGCCGATTTTAGGCAAATGCCTTTTGTCGTCGGGTTCAAGGGGATCAAGCAGGAAAAGGCTGATGAAGCCGAAGCCTGTATCCTTGCCGAAATCAAGAAACTCGTAACTAAGGGCATCGACCGTGAGGTTATAGACGCCTGTATGAAACGAGCACGGTTCAAACTGCAGGAAATACCTGGCGGAGTCCCTTTGGGAATCCGTGCCCTATTACGTTCCCTCCGTGGTTGGATGATGGGCTTGAGCCCCTCTTCTTCAATCGGTATCTCAAAACCCCTCGAGGCTTTGGAGAACGCACTCAAAGAAGACAGCAGGTATTTCGAAAATTGGATGCAAATCCATTTGTTGGACAACCCTCACCGTTGTCTGGTCACCGTTGTCCCTGACAAGGAGCACCAGAAAAGGCAGTTGAGTGCCATTGCCAAATATGCCAAACAGCAGTATGACGCACTTGGCAAAAAAGGATTGAAAACCCTAGCCGAACAAAATGCACATTTTTTGCAATTCGAACAGGATGGTGATACGCCGGAAACGCTTGCAACCGTTCCCCGTCTGCATCTGGAAGACCTTCCCAAGGAAATCAAGACCAATACCTATGAGCATCTTATGCTATCTGGCAGGGATCTCTTTTTCCGTCCCCTGTTCTGCAACGGGATTGTCTATATCGATCTTGCAATCCAGCTTGAGGATTTGAGTGAGCGCGAGCTTATGCTTATGCCTCTGTATCTCAGGTTGGTCCAGATGACAGGCCTTGGAGACCTTACCTATCCGCAGGTAGCCAATATCCTGCGCCACCTTACCGGTGACTTTAGCATGTACCTTGAAAGCGGATCGTCCCTAGACGGTTCTTTTGACCGTATCATGGTACTTTCCCGTACCAAAACCTTGGTTGAGGATTTTCCCGAGGCGATGAAGTTTATCGGGAACTTGCTCCAGAATGCCAACGTCGGTGACCAGGAGCGTATCACGGCAGCCCTTTCTGATTTGAAAACAGATTATGTGGACAATGTCACCTACAATGCACATAGTTTTGCCGCTTTGGCTGCTGCCTCGGTAATGAATACCGTACAGCATGAAGGTGAAGTGCTTTCAGGACTTCACCAGTGGTTCTTCCTGCGGACTATTACCGACGACCAGATTCCCTCGCTCGCTGAGGAATTGCTCTCCTTGCAGAAAGTGCTTTCGAACCGGAATAGATATTCACTTCACTTGACCTGTGATGAGCAATATTATAAGAAGTTGACCAAAACCCTTGAAAAATTCCTGGAGAAATTCCCGGAAGGCGAAGTTCCTGTCCCACGCAAACGCACGTATGGGGATGTAGTAGAGAGCGAACCCCATTCGGTTGCCTTGTACCGGTTACCTTCCACGGTCAGTTATTGTGCCTATGTCATGAAAAGCAGTCCCTGTGGTTCTGCCCTTCAGGCAGCCCAGGTACTGCTAGGTCAGATTCTGAGCGGAAATGAATTATGGGAAGTTGTCCGCGGACAAGGTGGTGCCTACGGGGTGTCTGCCCATGCCGATGTAACAGAACAGTTGTTCCTGTTCACTTCCTACCGGGACCCCCGCATCGCTGGGACTTTGTCTGATTTCAAGAAAGTGCTGGAAACCTATACTGATAAGGAAATTGACTGGAAACATATTGAAAACGCCCTGATCTCTACCGTTGGTGAGGATTTGAAGCCGCTTTCTCCTTCCCAGGAAGCCATCCTGTCCTTTAGAAGGATTCTTTACAATATAACGGATGAGTTCCGGTCCAAGAGACGAACCCAGCTTCTTTCAATCACGGCACAGGATCTCAATGAAGGGGCAAAGGCCTTGATTGAAAATGCAGGGGAAAAGGATTCGTTTGTGGCTTTGGCAGGTGGGCAGCTTATTTCGACCGAGAAGGATAAAAACCCTATTCTCGATCGCCCTTCTGTACGGTTGCCCCTGTAG
- a CDS encoding [Fe-Fe] hydrogenase large subunit C-terminal domain-containing protein: MSEKPFHHSLYVREDLCKGCTHCMKRCPTGAIRISGGKAQIISERCIDCGQCMAVCPNNAMAIEQSLFGQLLEYTNRVAIIPAVFFAQFPEIYSQQQICRAFYDCGFTHLYLAETGVDILKLMEATENNQELPLISNYCPSVQRLIQIRYPLLLENLSRKRTPAQIVALFARAEIESESPGEKNGIFYITPCAAKIAQIKTLGSEDNTLFQGVINFDTAYNMIRSLLTKNRKLYAQDTETTFSFPLCSAEAAIWCLVKGQCSSIKGRSLAVDEMHNVIEFLELLEEEEDNNLDFLELEACAQGCAGGILTVRNRFLAIERLRHWSLSLPEKLPKELELRILRQAERLSPHLYLEQPKPKTTMKLDKDMAKALHKMEKARQILAVLPGIDCGLCGAPTCKALAEDIAKSEASIRQCVVLKLKDPKELNSLAKIWGERPTGATVQKGDRE; the protein is encoded by the coding sequence GTGAGCGAAAAGCCCTTCCACCACAGTCTGTATGTCAGGGAAGATCTCTGTAAGGGGTGCACCCATTGCATGAAGCGTTGTCCCACAGGTGCAATCAGAATCTCCGGGGGAAAAGCCCAGATAATCAGTGAACGTTGCATCGACTGCGGCCAGTGTATGGCTGTCTGCCCAAACAATGCGATGGCCATAGAACAGAGTCTTTTCGGGCAATTGCTGGAATATACCAACAGGGTTGCAATCATCCCAGCGGTGTTCTTTGCCCAGTTTCCTGAAATCTATTCGCAGCAACAGATTTGCCGTGCTTTCTACGACTGTGGATTTACTCACCTCTATCTGGCCGAAACAGGCGTCGATATCCTAAAATTAATGGAGGCAACGGAAAATAACCAGGAACTTCCGCTGATCAGCAACTATTGCCCTTCAGTGCAACGCTTGATCCAGATTCGTTACCCGCTGCTATTGGAAAACCTCAGCCGGAAAAGGACCCCTGCCCAGATAGTGGCATTGTTTGCCAGAGCCGAAATTGAATCAGAATCGCCGGGCGAAAAAAACGGTATTTTCTATATAACCCCCTGTGCTGCAAAAATAGCACAGATCAAAACGTTGGGCTCTGAAGACAACACCCTATTCCAGGGTGTCATCAATTTCGATACCGCCTATAATATGATACGCAGCCTCCTGACCAAAAACAGGAAGCTCTATGCACAGGATACGGAAACCACCTTCTCCTTTCCGCTTTGCAGCGCAGAAGCCGCCATCTGGTGTCTGGTAAAGGGGCAATGCAGTTCGATCAAAGGCAGATCCCTTGCCGTGGATGAGATGCACAATGTCATAGAGTTCCTTGAATTACTGGAGGAGGAAGAAGACAACAACCTTGACTTTCTCGAGCTCGAAGCCTGTGCACAGGGGTGTGCCGGGGGAATTTTAACGGTGAGGAATCGTTTTCTTGCCATCGAGCGGTTGCGGCATTGGTCGCTGAGTCTCCCGGAAAAACTTCCGAAGGAACTCGAGTTGAGGATTTTGAGACAAGCAGAACGCTTAAGCCCTCATTTGTACCTGGAACAGCCAAAACCAAAGACAACAATGAAGCTCGACAAGGATATGGCAAAAGCCCTCCATAAAATGGAAAAGGCTCGCCAAATCCTTGCAGTTCTCCCTGGAATCGACTGCGGTCTCTGCGGGGCCCCGACCTGCAAGGCTTTAGCCGAGGATATCGCAAAGAGCGAGGCAAGCATCCGCCAATGCGTAGTACTCAAACTCAAAGACCCCAAGGAACTGAACTCGCTTGCCAAAATCTGGGGTGAACGCCCTACAGGGGCAACCGTACAGAAGGGCGATCGAGAATAG
- a CDS encoding ATP-binding protein translates to MHEEFTVPSKDFSVAGVASSEIKRLLKQLDISPQKIKQIIVATFEAEVNIIAHSYGGKIICNIEEEGVSIEAIDTGPGIEDLELAMTDGWSTASAEVREMGYGAGMGMSNIKKNCDCLDIYTKAGDHTKISMYFKLGENS, encoded by the coding sequence ATGCATGAAGAATTTACCGTCCCCTCGAAGGATTTTTCTGTTGCAGGGGTTGCTTCCAGCGAAATTAAACGTCTGTTGAAGCAACTCGATATTTCTCCGCAAAAAATCAAGCAGATTATCGTTGCAACCTTTGAAGCAGAGGTAAATATAATTGCCCATTCCTATGGTGGCAAAATTATTTGCAATATCGAGGAAGAAGGGGTATCGATCGAGGCCATAGATACGGGTCCAGGAATAGAGGACCTAGAGCTGGCGATGACCGATGGATGGTCGACAGCCAGTGCCGAAGTTCGGGAAATGGGATACGGTGCAGGGATGGGGATGTCGAACATCAAAAAGAACTGTGATTGCCTCGATATCTACACGAAAGCAGGCGACCATACTAAAATATCCATGTATTTCAAACTGGGAGAAAATTCGTGA
- a CDS encoding DRTGG domain-containing protein, whose protein sequence is MKLKDIIASVEGVLVCGESHLEQEVKSGFASDLMSDVLTLLEDDILLITGLSNNQSIRTAEMSDISNILLVRNKRPSQSMIDMAKELDIALAYTPFSLFKASGLLYAKGLEPVY, encoded by the coding sequence ATGAAATTGAAAGACATCATTGCAAGCGTAGAGGGAGTTCTGGTTTGCGGGGAATCTCACCTCGAACAGGAAGTAAAAAGTGGCTTTGCCAGCGATTTAATGAGCGATGTACTTACCTTACTGGAAGACGACATCCTCTTGATTACCGGTTTGTCAAACAACCAGTCAATCAGAACCGCTGAAATGAGTGATATCAGTAATATTTTGCTTGTCAGAAATAAAAGGCCAAGCCAAAGCATGATAGATATGGCAAAGGAACTGGATATCGCATTGGCATACACACCTTTCTCTCTCTTCAAGGCTAGCGGGCTGCTGTATGCAAAAGGGTTAGAACCGGTATATTGA
- a CDS encoding patatin-like phospholipase family protein: MDETKGIGLVLAGGGAKGAYQLGVWQALRKANLENRITHVAGTSVGAVNACMFAMGDIGNGHAVWDSLKKRDILTFEKEEGERLFKKLFSDFPNLSKEKVLRALSNKLSSGVFSREKMREIIENHTTDPVLPNCRVQTYATCFSCTEMKSKSFLLNDCPKKLAESILLASSALPLVFPVETIGTERFLDGGVTDNVPVGHLYELGIRTFIVVHLSQKGLVDRTHFPEARFLEIIPQQSLGNFFNGTLNFDQKAIQGHIDQGEREALHMFQSVISLEALFEGQRVQSNGESESEFMEKLKLALLKPLKSNTDAKNSSQK; the protein is encoded by the coding sequence ATGGACGAGACAAAAGGAATCGGTTTGGTTTTGGCAGGGGGTGGTGCAAAAGGAGCTTATCAGCTGGGAGTCTGGCAAGCTTTGAGAAAAGCCAACCTGGAAAACAGGATAACCCATGTTGCGGGAACCTCGGTAGGGGCGGTAAATGCCTGTATGTTCGCCATGGGAGATATCGGAAACGGCCATGCTGTCTGGGATTCCTTAAAAAAGAGGGATATCCTTACCTTTGAGAAAGAAGAGGGTGAAAGGCTGTTCAAAAAACTCTTTTCCGATTTTCCAAACCTTAGCAAGGAAAAGGTCCTGCGCGCTCTCTCAAACAAGCTTTCCTCAGGGGTTTTCTCTAGGGAGAAAATGAGGGAGATTATCGAAAACCATACCACCGATCCTGTGTTGCCAAACTGCCGGGTCCAAACCTATGCAACCTGTTTTTCTTGCACGGAAATGAAAAGCAAGTCATTTTTGCTCAATGATTGCCCTAAAAAGTTGGCCGAGTCGATCTTGCTCGCCAGTTCTGCGCTACCGCTCGTTTTCCCCGTTGAAACCATAGGTACTGAGCGGTTTTTGGACGGAGGGGTAACAGACAATGTGCCGGTCGGTCACCTCTACGAATTAGGTATACGCACGTTCATCGTCGTCCACCTATCGCAAAAGGGGCTTGTCGATAGAACCCATTTCCCAGAGGCCAGATTCCTGGAGATTATTCCCCAGCAGTCTCTGGGCAATTTTTTTAACGGTACGTTGAATTTCGACCAGAAAGCCATTCAAGGCCATATTGATCAAGGCGAAAGGGAAGCCTTGCATATGTTTCAATCAGTCATTTCACTGGAAGCTCTATTTGAGGGGCAGAGGGTACAATCCAATGGGGAAAGCGAATCTGAATTCATGGAAAAACTGAAGCTTGCCCTGTTGAAACCCCTTAAGAGCAACACAGACGCAAAGAACAGTAGCCAAAAATAG
- a CDS encoding ankyrin repeat domain-containing protein → MTKSDKTKALGWALNQAVNQEDVKKVKALVFEGADANFVPDTTILMHCAATTFNLELFKAMITDIKVLETRDSRGWNAMMYALEAGNLAVVRFCVQQGIPVNNDTDYDQPLSLAIQAGRVGIVKFLLKSGAQVNAEDLLGRTPIMHALAKGNTEVAMMLVSHGSDLYHTDAQGKTVLSYALESNSLSVIKYSLELAKIQLPSNVLLLAVRAKSDLDVLKYLVSKGADILFESKEDLPGTLLREAVLSGKEEIVKYLLKQGAPMGENILEIAARKGNLDIIKLIYKYEPPMGNRKRVIDAVVQSGSVKLLISLLPEIKTMGRDDQYHLLFVAVRSGSLNMFEMLRDELDLDVDCQDSKGSSLLFEAVILEKEILPPGKTFLSNDDFSRIRRNVSDRFGRYELLKTLVEKENLEVNHTDCDGVSAIMVAARYLNFPAIRFLEKHGASLYQKDSRDVSAETILMETKISKIDQRKLEKVMAEGTCLGKRPSIRRHK, encoded by the coding sequence ATGACAAAAAGTGATAAAACTAAGGCGCTGGGTTGGGCTCTGAACCAAGCAGTGAACCAAGAAGATGTCAAAAAGGTAAAAGCCCTGGTATTCGAGGGAGCCGATGCGAACTTTGTCCCCGATACAACTATTCTGATGCATTGTGCTGCCACTACCTTCAACCTTGAACTGTTCAAGGCAATGATTACCGATATAAAGGTTCTGGAGACAAGAGACTCACGCGGCTGGAATGCCATGATGTATGCCTTGGAGGCAGGGAACCTTGCTGTCGTACGCTTTTGTGTCCAACAGGGAATCCCGGTCAATAATGATACAGACTATGATCAGCCTCTTTCCCTGGCAATTCAAGCCGGGCGGGTAGGCATTGTAAAATTCCTGCTAAAATCGGGAGCGCAGGTCAATGCCGAGGACCTTCTGGGGAGAACCCCTATCATGCATGCACTTGCCAAGGGAAATACCGAGGTTGCCATGATGCTCGTGTCGCATGGATCTGATCTGTATCATACAGACGCCCAGGGGAAAACAGTGCTTTCCTATGCATTGGAAAGTAACAGCCTGTCAGTGATAAAATATTCTTTGGAACTGGCGAAAATCCAATTGCCGTCCAATGTCCTTTTATTGGCAGTCAGGGCAAAGTCAGACCTTGACGTACTCAAATATCTGGTAAGCAAGGGAGCCGATATCCTTTTTGAGAGCAAGGAAGATCTCCCGGGCACCTTGCTCAGGGAAGCTGTGCTTTCCGGCAAGGAAGAAATTGTAAAATATCTTTTGAAACAGGGGGCCCCGATGGGAGAGAATATCCTTGAGATAGCCGCACGCAAAGGCAATCTGGATATTATCAAGCTCATCTACAAATACGAACCTCCCATGGGGAACAGGAAACGGGTTATCGATGCCGTTGTGCAGAGCGGAAGTGTCAAGTTGCTGATTTCCTTACTACCGGAGATCAAGACTATGGGCAGGGATGATCAGTATCATCTGCTTTTCGTTGCCGTTCGTTCGGGAAGCCTGAACATGTTTGAAATGCTCAGGGATGAACTTGACCTTGATGTGGATTGCCAGGACAGCAAGGGTTCCTCCTTGTTATTTGAAGCGGTAATCCTTGAAAAGGAAATACTCCCTCCTGGCAAGACTTTCCTTTCCAACGATGATTTCTCAAGGATTCGCCGCAATGTATCGGACCGTTTTGGACGCTATGAACTCTTGAAAACCTTGGTTGAAAAAGAAAACCTTGAGGTTAACCACACCGATTGCGACGGTGTCTCTGCAATTATGGTTGCAGCGCGATATCTGAATTTCCCTGCTATCAGGTTTTTGGAGAAACACGGGGCAAGCCTCTACCAGAAGGATTCTCGCGATGTGAGTGCAGAAACCATTCTTATGGAAACCAAAATCAGCAAAATCGACCAGCGTAAGCTGGAGAAAGTCATGGCCGAAGGTACGTGTTTAGGAAAAAGACCCTCAATTAGGCGCCACAAATAG
- the glpK gene encoding glycerol kinase GlpK yields the protein MKYIGALDQGTTSTRFILFDTKGSIVASNQQEHQQIFPEPGWVEHDPWEIWDNASECITKTLRKVEASGSDISCVGITNQRETIVAWNPKTGKVWHNAIVWQDLRGSELINKLKETVDLPWLTEKSGLIFSPYFAASKIAWLLDNVSGLRPEAEKGNVVFGTIDTWLTWNLTGGKALVTDVTNASRYMLMNIKTCQWDDELLALFRVPKCSLPTIVPSSGVVYANTSTNGPFRTEVPVCGILGDQQAALFGQACFTEGLGKSTYGTGCFLLVNTGTKLCTSKLGLLTTVAYQIGDAKPVYALEGSVAVAGSLVQWARDNLKIVSSPQELDKLATSVPDCGGVYIVPAFSGLFAPYWRSEARGVIAGLTGFATRAHLCRAILESTAFQANDIFESMEVDSGIHMTTLKVDGGLTNSEPLMEFQSDLLGIPVIRPLVVETTALGAAYAAGLSVGIWKDMDELASYWKEDRRWKPTMEKSVRDKKIRLWRKAVSRTLNWISVDSEELES from the coding sequence ATGAAATATATTGGAGCGTTGGATCAGGGAACTACAAGTACCCGTTTTATACTTTTTGATACAAAGGGGTCGATTGTCGCATCAAACCAGCAGGAACACCAGCAGATATTCCCAGAACCGGGATGGGTGGAACATGATCCGTGGGAAATCTGGGACAATGCCAGCGAATGTATCACCAAGACCTTGAGAAAAGTAGAAGCATCCGGCTCTGATATTTCCTGTGTCGGTATCACAAATCAGCGTGAAACGATTGTTGCCTGGAATCCAAAAACGGGGAAAGTCTGGCATAATGCAATCGTATGGCAGGATCTTCGGGGATCAGAGCTGATCAATAAGCTGAAGGAAACGGTTGACTTGCCTTGGCTTACGGAAAAAAGCGGTTTGATTTTCAGCCCCTACTTTGCAGCCTCCAAGATTGCCTGGTTGCTTGATAATGTGTCTGGTTTGCGCCCGGAAGCGGAGAAAGGGAATGTTGTCTTCGGTACCATCGATACCTGGTTGACCTGGAATCTGACAGGGGGGAAAGCCCTTGTCACCGATGTGACAAACGCCTCACGGTACATGCTTATGAATATCAAGACCTGCCAATGGGATGATGAATTGCTAGCCTTGTTCAGGGTGCCAAAATGTTCATTGCCTACCATCGTTCCCTCTTCTGGCGTAGTCTATGCCAATACCTCTACAAATGGACCTTTCCGTACTGAAGTCCCTGTCTGCGGAATTCTTGGGGACCAGCAGGCTGCCTTGTTTGGTCAGGCTTGTTTTACCGAAGGCCTGGGCAAGAGCACCTATGGAACCGGTTGCTTTTTATTGGTGAACACAGGGACTAAACTCTGCACTTCCAAATTAGGGCTTCTCACCACGGTAGCCTACCAGATAGGGGATGCTAAACCTGTCTATGCCCTGGAAGGGTCTGTGGCTGTCGCCGGGTCGCTGGTCCAGTGGGCCCGGGATAACCTAAAAATTGTAAGTTCCCCACAGGAACTGGACAAACTGGCCACCTCTGTGCCAGACTGCGGAGGTGTCTATATCGTTCCGGCGTTCAGCGGATTGTTTGCACCCTACTGGAGGTCTGAAGCCCGTGGGGTAATCGCAGGTCTTACCGGTTTTGCAACGAGGGCTCATCTATGCCGGGCAATATTGGAGTCCACCGCGTTTCAGGCAAACGATATATTTGAGTCTATGGAGGTTGATAGCGGAATCCATATGACCACCTTGAAAGTTGACGGTGGTCTCACCAACAGTGAGCCACTTATGGAATTCCAGTCAGATTTGCTTGGTATCCCGGTAATCCGGCCCTTGGTTGTAGAGACTACTGCCTTAGGTGCGGCCTACGCTGCAGGGCTGTCTGTAGGTATCTGGAAAGATATGGATGAGTTGGCTTCCTATTGGAAAGAAGATAGGCGCTGGAAACCAACCATGGAGAAAAGTGTCAGGGATAAGAAAATACGATTATGGAGAAAAGCCGTAAGCCGTACCCTCAATTGGATTTCTGTCGATAGCGAAGAACTGGAGTCATAG